The following coding sequences lie in one Burkholderia cepacia genomic window:
- the hflC gene encoding protease modulator HflC, with protein sequence MNRIIALVVAIVIVAFAASSTVLTVDPRHAAVLSGRDGVQPELAGPGIHFKLPPPLQTATLIDTRLQSLESSDPLQLATQDKHDLLVAYAVKYRISDPMKYFTATGGDPAAATERLTGVLKSALGDAFGQRALDDALGGQRAIADAARDAAKAKAAGFGVDVVDVQLTRVDLPAAQTDAVYQRMIGALRDQAAQVRAEGAADVEQIKADAEREQQAVLANAYKSAQTIKGEGDAKAATIAADAFGRDPQFYQFYASLQAYRNTFKRNDIIVVDPDSEFFRFMRSPTGGAAPAAPAPRKH encoded by the coding sequence ATGAACCGAATCATTGCGCTCGTCGTCGCAATCGTGATCGTTGCCTTCGCGGCGTCCTCGACGGTCCTGACCGTCGATCCGCGCCATGCGGCCGTGCTGTCGGGCCGCGACGGCGTGCAGCCCGAACTCGCGGGCCCGGGCATCCACTTCAAGCTGCCGCCGCCGTTGCAAACGGCCACGCTGATCGACACGCGCCTGCAATCGCTCGAGTCGTCCGATCCGCTGCAGCTGGCGACCCAAGACAAGCACGACCTGCTCGTCGCGTATGCGGTGAAGTACCGGATCAGCGATCCGATGAAGTATTTCACCGCGACGGGCGGCGACCCGGCAGCGGCCACCGAACGCCTGACCGGCGTGCTGAAGAGTGCGCTCGGCGATGCGTTCGGCCAGCGCGCGCTCGACGACGCCCTTGGCGGCCAGCGTGCGATCGCCGATGCGGCCCGCGACGCGGCCAAGGCGAAGGCGGCCGGTTTCGGCGTCGACGTGGTCGACGTCCAGCTGACGCGCGTCGACCTGCCGGCCGCGCAGACGGATGCCGTCTATCAACGGATGATCGGCGCGCTGCGCGATCAGGCCGCGCAGGTGCGTGCGGAAGGCGCGGCCGACGTCGAGCAGATCAAGGCCGACGCCGAGCGCGAACAGCAGGCCGTGCTCGCGAACGCGTACAAGTCCGCGCAGACGATCAAGGGCGAGGGCGACGCAAAAGCCGCGACGATCGCCGCCGATGCGTTCGGTCGCGATCCGCAGTTCTATCAGTTCTACGCGAGCCTGCAGGCCTACCGGAATACGTTCAAGCGCAACGACATCATCGTCGTCGATCCCGACAGCGAGTTCTTCCGCTTCATGCGCAGCCCGACGGGCGGTGCCGCACCGGCGGCACCTGCTCCCCGCAAACACTGA